CGCCGCCTATCTGCAGGAAGGCATGAAGGTGAACCTGTCGATGCACGAAGGCGTCGCGATCTCGATCGAAATCCCGCAGAAGGTCACGCTCGAAATCACCGAGACCGAACCGGTCGTGAAGGGCCAGACCGCGTCGGGCTCGTTCAAGCCGGCGATCCTGTCGAACGGCGTGCGCACCATGGTGCCGACCCACATCGTCGCGGGCACCCGCGTCGTGGTCATGACCGCCGACGGCGCCTACGTCGAACGCGCCAAGGACTGACCTGAACAGGTCCGGCGGGGCGTTCAGCCCCGCTCGGCCACTCTTCAATCAAGGGCGTTGCATCAAGGGGCGTGGCTTGAAGTCTCCGGTTCTTGTCGGCGCTGCGCTCTTGACACTCGTCTCGTTTGGCGCCGCCTCCGCGCAGGAAGGCGCCAAGGAAATGTTGGCGCCAAAGGTCACCATCAGCCCGGTGGACTGGACGGCCGCGGCCGCCGCGCTGAAGGATGCCGGCGACGGCACGCCGGCCGAGCAATTCGCGCGGCTCAATGCCATTAGCGAAAAGCGTTTGCCCGGCATCGCCAAGAGCAGCGTGCCGGTGCTGCTGCCGATCGATCTCGATGCGCTGAAGGCCGACGTTGAAAAGCCGGACGCCAAGACCTCTGACAAGTATTTCGGTCCGTTCCATCCGACGCAGTATTTCCTGCCCGGCCCGGCCGGCTACAGCGGCACCTATCTGCTCGATATCGGCGGCGGTCCGTTCAAGGTCAGCTACAAGAAAAAGCCGATCGAGATCGAGTTCACCGGCGCGGCCTTCACCTACGATCTCGACGGGCCGAGCCACGCGGAAGTCTTCACACCGAAGGACAAGGACCTCGTCGCGCAGTTTCCGGGCATCAGGCGCATCCTGCACGAAGCCCATGTGCGCTACGCCTTCGAACGTTTCGGTGTGCCCTACATCCTGTCGATCCAGTGCTACGACCGGCGGCCGTCGTCGAAATTCCTGTCGTGCCGGGAGGCCGATCCGATCGCGGAATCGTTCCTCAAGCGCCTGCAACTCGCCGGCGGCACGCCGCAGACGATCGCCGAGCCGAAACTCGATCTGACGCGTCCGGAGGCGAAGTCCGACTTCACCTATTACGCGCCCGGCGATCTCATTCCCGGCTCCGGCTATAAGAAGCAGCCCGGCACCGCGGATTATCATGTCTATGCGATGATGCGTTTCCCCATCGCCAACGCACCGGCTTATGTGAAGTCGCAGAGTTTCATGCCGTGGGGCGACTGCTATCGCACCGGACACAACGGCCGCATCGGCCGCAAGGACTCGCCCTATAGCTGCAAGGTCAACGGCCTGCCGCTGACCTTCAACGAGTCCGCGCCGGTGAATTTCAATTATCCGTGGCGCGACAATTTCTGCGAATACCGCGACTTCCTGGTCGGGCAATGCGCCAGTGGCCGCGGCCATCAGGGCCAGGACATACGGCCCGCCAATTGCGTCATGACCAACGAAGGCTCGGATCGTTGCGAGCCTTATCACCACACCATCGCAGCGGCGCGCGACGGCCTGATCTGGCGCCTCAAGGGCAACCTCGCCGCCTATCTGGTGCTCAACAACGCCAATGAGTTCGTGCGCCTGCGTTACCTGCACATGAACCCGGACTTCATGGACGCCGAAGGCCTGCTCACCGGACGTCAGGTCAGCGAAGGCGAGATCATCGGCAAGGTCGCCACCTGGGGCGATTACGAGAGCGGCACCTCGTACCATCTGCACTTCAACATGCAGGTCGTCACCAAACTGGGCTGGGTCTGGGTCAACCCCTACATGTCGCTGGTGCTGGCCTACGAGAAGATGATCAAGGGCCGCGGCACCGAGCTGAAGGAAGGCGACCCGCTGCCGCCGGTTCCAGACAAGCCGCCAGTGATCCTTAATCCGTCGATTGCCGGCGCAGCCGCGGCGGCCAATGGCACGGCGGCGCAAACTGAGAAACCCAAGGCCAAGACGATCATCGAAAAAGTGCGCAAGAAGATTCGCCGCTACCGCCGCAAGCCACGCACCGAAACGGACGAATAGTTCCGTCTTTGACAGCGGAACGGCCTCCTCCTTCGAACGTTGACACTGTGACGCTTTAGCGTCCGTCAATTCATCCGAGGAGGAACCATGAAGAAACTGAGCACCGCACTGCTGGCCGGCGCCTTCGCGCTGACGACCGCGACGGCTTTCGCCCAGGTAGGCGTCAACGCCGGAACCTCGACATCGGGCGGCGCGGCCGTGAGCGGCACGAAGGGTTCGGGCTCGCTCGGCACTTCGACCGACGCCGGCGCCAATGTCGGCGGCACCAAGGCCAATGTCGGCGTCGATGCCTCGGGCAACGCGGCCGCCAAGAAGCGCGGTACGACGACGACCGGCAGCGGCGCCGCCGGCGTCGGTGCCAGCGGAACCGTCAAGTAGCGTTGCGTTCAGTTGAGTAGAGCCTCCACGGCCCCGCGCGCCGTGGAGGCTTTTTCGTGGGCGGGCTACGATGCGCCGACTTGCCATTTGTTCGCGTGCGCGAACTTGCCGCGCCATCGATGGGTGCCCCCGATTGTGCCGGCGGCCTTGCTCGATAGACTGCCGGCATGGCGCGATTCGACGACATCCCCACGATCCAGTTCAACCGCCGTACCTTGATGAGCGGCGCCATGGCGCTCGCCGGTACCCTCGCAACCCACGGCACCGCTTTCGCCCAATCGGCGGCGTTTCAGAAATGGGTGGCGCGCTTCCGCGATCAGGCCGTCAAGCGCGGCGTATCGGAGGCGACCTATGACCGCGTCATGGGCAACATCAAGCCCGACACCGCGGTTTACGAGCTGCAACGCCGCCAGCCCGAATTCACCGAGGAAATGTGGCAGTACATCAACCGCCGCTGCTCGGACTGGCGCGTTACCACCGGCAAGCAGCGCGCGAAGGAGCATGCCGCGCTGCTGGCGCGGCTTGAGCGCGAGTATGGCGTCGACCGCTATGTGCTGCTTGGCCTGTGGGGTATGGAGTCCTCGTTCGGCGATGTCATCGATAACCCGAAATATATGCGTCCGGTCATTCCGGCGCTGGCCGCCCTCGCCTTCGGCGAGCCGCGCCGACGCAAATACTGGGAGGCCGAACTCATCAACGCGCTCAAGATCGTCGATCGCGGTTGGGCGCAACCCAATGCCATGATCGGCTCATGGGCCGGCGCCATGGGCCATACGCAATGGATGCCCGAGGTGTGGCTGCGGATCGGCGTCGATTTCGATGGCGACGGGCGCATCAACCCCTTCGGCAAGCCGGACGACGCGCTGGCCGGCACCGCGCGCTATCTCGTCGAGCGCGGCAAGTGGCAGCGCGGGCAAGCATGGGGCTGCGAGGTCAAAGTGCCGTCAGGTGGACAGCGGATGGCCGACAACCGCACCATGCGCTCTTACGCGACGTGGCACGGCCACGGTTTCCGCCGCGCCGATGGCGAGGCTTTCAAGCGTCCCGACGATCAGGTGAAACTCTGGATCCCGGTCGCCGGCGGGCCGGCGTTCCTGGTCGGGCAGAATTTCCGCGCGGTCTATTCCTACAACCCGTCGCTCAGCTATTCGCTGGCGCTGGTGCATCTTGGCGATCTCATTCGCGGCGACGGCGATTTCCGTCAGCAATTCCCTGGCGGCGAGCGCATCCCGACGATCGACGAGATCAAGGAAATCCAGACCCGCCTCAACGCGCGCGGCTTCAAGACCGACGGCATCGACGGCCGCACCGGTTCGGACACGGTGCGCGCCATCGGTGCCTTCCAGAGAAGCGTCGGCATGAATCCGGATGGCTATGCGGGACTGAAGGTGCTAGAGCGGCTGCGGCAGCCTTAAGGCTGCCGCGCACCGTGAGCATCACCCGAAAATATCCGCCGTGATGCCGTTATACCAGTCGACCGACTCCTTGTAGTTCTGCTTGCGGATGTCGGCGGCCTCGTTCTTCTGACTGACGAAAGTGTTGGTCGCCTTGATGGCGCCGTCCTTCGGCTCGTAGCTGGCGCCCACCTTGATATCGTCGTCCGGCGCAATCAGGCTCCAGCAAGTATTGGAGTAGCGCGCCGGGAACGCCCGCGACTGCGTCAGCTCGGAGCGGATGATCATCGCCGCCACCTTGGCCTGGCTGTTGGCCGAGAAAGCCGACTTCGGCATGTCGCCGGCGATCGATGCGTCGCCGACCACGAAGATGTTCGGATCGACCGTGGATTTCATCGAGGCCGCGTCGATCGGGCAGAAGCCCGAGGCATTGGTGAGATTAGCGTCGCGCGCGATCTTGCCGGCCATCTGTGCCGGAATGACATTGACCAGCGCGGCCTTATAGTCCGACAGATCGGTCTTCACCGTGCCTGCCTTGACGTCAACGCCTTTGATGCCGCCGTGAATCTTCGGGTCCTGCCATTCGATCATGCCCGGATAGTGCTTCTCCCAGCCTTCCATGAACACGGCCTGCTTGGAGAAGTTCGGCTTGGGGTCAAGAATGACGATGCGCGACTTCTTGTGTCCCTTCTTCTTGAGCACATTGGCGAACATCGATGCCCGCTCATAGGGCCCAGGCGGGCAGCGATAGGGATTGGGCGGCGCGATCATGACGATCTGGTCGCCATCCTTCAGCGCATTGAGCTTCTTGACCAGAAGCTGCGTTTGCGCGCCTGGCTTCCAGGCATGCGGCATGATATCGGCGGCCGCTTCCGAATACCCTGGCACGGAATCGAATTTGAGGTCGATGCCAGGCGCCACCAGCAGCCGGTCGTAAGGAATGCGCTGGCCGCCGGCGATAATGACCTGCTTCTTGTCGCGATCGATCGCGGTCGCCGCCGCGTGCACGACCTTGACGCCGCTCTTCTTAACCTTGTCGTAGTTGTGAGTGAGCGACTTGTAATCGCGGAAGCCGCCAACATAGAGGTTGGAGAAGAAGCAGGTGGTAAAGGTCTTCTGCGGCTCGATCAGCGTCACGTCAATGGCGCCGTTCGATTCCTTGACGATGTAACGTGCGGCGGTGCCGCCGCCCGGACCGCCGCCGATGACGACGACCTTGGGCTTGCCCTGCGCGAGCACCAGGCTCGGCATGGCCAGCGCCGACAGCGAGGCTCCGGCCAATAGCCCGAAATTGCGGCGTGTGAGTTCAGTCATGGTCACCCCCGGGTTAGCGCGGCTTGGCCGCGGCGAAGTAAGCAGCAAGCGCTGCGATGTCGTCGTCATGCAAACGGCCGGCGATGTTCTGCATCGCCGGGTTGGGAAGCGTCTTCGCCCGATAGGCCTTGAGGACTTCGACGAAATGCCGCTGGTCGAGACCGTGAATGGGAGGAATGGTGCTGTCGGACTTGGCGGCGCCGTGACAGGTCGTGCATTCGGACGACAGATAACGTCCGAGTTCGACGTCACCGGCCATGGCCGCCTGCGACGCGCCGCCGGACATCGCCATGCCGATTGTCAGGATGGCGACAGCGCCGCCCTCCCGTGCCATTCGATTATTCGTGCGCAACCGCGCATGCGCCAGACGACGCATTGCTTTCGCCTCCCCGGTCGCAATGAGCTTGGCATGACGCCTCATGCCGCCCAATTTCTTATTTCTTTCAACGCTTTGACAAAATGTCGCAGCGAATAAACGTCCTATTCGACGCCACCTTTGCGGATGGATTTGTCGTCAGGCGTCACGTCGATAACAGAAGCATGCCCCGTGATTTTCACCGGCGGCCGACAGTCCTTCATGCAGGGGTTTGGATTCCAGAACGCCTTCTCGGCAGTCTTGCGATCGTCGTCATAGAAGCCACCCTCGTTCGGCATCTTCACCTGGGACCAGGTCTCCTTCGACAGCACGAACTTGTCGTCGACGATGTCGTTGAGGTTGAGGATGAAAGCGGTGACCGCATAGAGTTCGTCATTGCTCAGCGATTGCGCGTCGCCGAACGGCATGGCGCGTCGGATGTAGTCGAAGAAGCTCGCCACGTAGGGAAAGTACGAGCCGACGGTCTTGACCGGATCGTGGGTGGCCAGCGAACCCTTGCCCTGCGCCAGTTGCGGCCAGCGTCCGGCGCTTTCGCCGAATTCACCGTGACAGGCGGCGCAGCGTTCGAGATAGACCTTTTCGCCGTCGCGCACCGAGCCCTTGCCCGGCGGCAGGCCCTGTCCGTCGGGGCGGACGTCGATGTCCCAACCGGCAATCTGTTCGGGCGTCGCCTGCGTGCCGATGTTGTAACTATGCGGTTTCGGCGATTGCGCAAACGCCGGCGCGGCGACAGCAAATGCAGCCGCCGCAATAATACTAACCCACCTCGACATTCTCGACCTCCCCGTTCGGCTTGACCGCCCAGGTCTGGATGCCGTTGTTGTGATAGATCGAATTAACGCCGCGGATTTTGCGGAGGTCGTCCTTGGTCGGCTGCACATAGCCGGTCTCATCCATCGCGCGCGACTGCAGCAACAGCTCCTGCCCGTTCCATTCGGTCTCGGCGTAGAAGCGGACGCAGGATTTGTCGAACACCGGTCCGTCAATCGTCGCCGTTCGCCAGTTGCGGCCGCCGTCGAGCGAGACGTCGACGCGCGTGACCTTGCCACGCCCCGACCAGGCCAGACCGGAGATAACGAGAAAGCCCTTCTTTTTCACCGGCGCCTGCGGCGACGGCGAGGTGATCACAGACTTCGCATCCATCTCGAAGGTGAATTTGCGCGCTTTGCCGTTCTCGAGCAGGTCCGTGTATTTCGAGGTCTCCTCGCGCGTGTACCAAGGCTGATCGCCGACTTCGATGCGGCGAAGCCATTTGATCCAGATATTGCCTTCCCACCCCGGCACCACCAGCCGCACCGGATAGCCCTGTTCGGGGCGCAGCATTTCGCCGTTCTGGCGGTAGGCAATGAGGCAATCGTCGAGCGCCTTGGAGAGCGGCAACGAGCGGTTCATGCCGGACGAGTCGCCGCCTTCGACATGCAGCCACTTTGCGTTCGGCTTCAGACCGGCCTGCTCGAGCAGAAGCTTGAGCGGCACACCGGTGTACATCACGCAATGGATCATGCCGTGGGTGTACTGGCAGCCATTGAGCTGCGCGCCACGCCACTCCATGCCGGAGTTGGCGGCGCATTCGAGGAAATAGACGCGGCTGACGCGCGGCAGGCGCTTCAAGTCCTCCAGCGTGAAAATCAGCGGCTTGTCCACCAGGCCGTGGAGCATCAGGCGATAATCGTGCGGATTGATCTCAGTGATGCCGCCGTGGTGACGCTCGAAGCACAGCCCGTTCGGCGTGATGATGCCGTCGAGATCGTGCAGCGGCGTGAAGCTCACGGACGACTCGCGGCTCGCGGTCAGCCACTGCACATCGCGGCGGATGACGTCCTTCTCGAACGATGATGGATGGCCGTAAGGCCGCACGCCAACGCCGTCGCCGAGCGTCTTGCTCCACGTCGCGACATTGGGCGGCAGATTGGCATTGTCCGCGCGCGCTGCGCCGGCAGCACCGGCCGCGGCAAGACCGGCCGCCCCGGCGAGGAAGCTCCGGCGTGACGGTCGCGTCGGAGTATCGGATGGATTCATCGGCGCCCTCCACTACACGGCTCATGATCAGAGCCTTGGGGTGCTCATATCATATTCGTCTGAACGAATATATAGAAAGCTTGCCGCACAACCGGGCTGGGGAGAATTATTTTATCGCCGCAGTGCAAATACAAGCACAGCCGTTTTAAGTGCCGGTGATTTTCACGCGCGTATTCGGCGCAACGCGCACCGTTTTTTGCGCTGCGATATAGCGCTCGACAAGTTCCCACACCGGCGGGCCCTGCGTGCCTTCATTCACACTGGCCCAGCCGGCGACAGTGTATTCTCGTTTCGGATCGATCGGCTGGCCGGTTTTCAACATGGTCATGTCCGAGATACGGCTGCCGATCGGTTTCGACACGTCGATGGCATAACCGAGCCCGCCGCAGCGCACCATGTCGCCGCCCTGCTGATAGTAGGGATCGGGGTTGAACAGGTTGTCGGCGACGTCCTCGAGCACTTCCTTGAGACGCTCGCCGGTCATCGGCATCCGATAGACCTGCGGATAGGTGATGGCCGTCGCGTTGTGGATATCCTCGACGGTGATCGGCGAACCCGGCAGCACGCTGGTACCCCAGCGGAACCCAGGCGACAGCGCGATCTCGGCGTCGCGTTCTTTCAGGAGCGCGTCACAGATCAGGTCGTCGAAGCTGCCGTTGAAATTGCCGCGGCGATAAAGCAGCGACTCGGTCTGACCGACGACGCGCGCCAGGTCCTTGGCATAAGGCGCCCGCGCCTTCTCGATCGCGGCGCTCATGGCCGCATCCGGCTTGATGACATCGGCGAACAGCGGGATCAGCTTGTAGCGGAAGCCCTTGAGGACGCCGCCCTGCACGTCGAGATCGAGCCGCGAGACGAATTTGCCGTGGCTGCCCGACGCGATCAGCAGCGTGTTGCCGACCTTGATCGCCTCCGGCAACGCGTCGTGGGTATGGCCGGTGAGGATGACGTCGATGCCTTCGACGCGCGAGGCGAGCTTGCGGTCGACATCGAAGCCGTTGTGCGACAGCAGCACGACGAGCTGCGCGCCGGCCTTGCGCGCCTTCTCCACCTGGGCGCGGACTTCCTCCTCGCGGATACCGAACGACCATTTCGGGATCATCCAGCGCGGATTGGCGACCGGCGTATAGGGGAATGCCTGGCCGAGCACGGCGACCTTGACGCCGCCTCTGTCGAACATCTTGTAGGCCTCGAACACCGGCTCGTTCCATTCCGTATCGCGCACATTGAGCGCGAGGAAGGCAAAGCCGAGCTTGTCGATCAATTGCTTCACCCGGTCTTCGCCGTAGGTGAACTCCCAATGCCCCGTCATGGCATCCGGCTTGAGGAGCGCCATGCAGTCGGCCATGTCCTGGCCTTTCGTGGCATTGGCGCCGAGCGAGCCTTGCCAGGTATCGCCGCCGTCGAGCAGCAGCACCTTGTCGCCGCGTTCGGCCCGCACCTGCGCGATGACGGTCGCGGCGCGATCGAGCCCGCCAATGCGGCCATAGCTCTGCGCCAGTGCGGTGAAGTCCTGATCGGTCAGCGCATAAGCCGCGGCCGATTTCGGCGCGATGCCGAAGCGCGTGAGGAAGTCGGCGCCGGTGACGTGCGGCGGCTGACCTTTGGCCTCGCCGACGCCGATGTTCACCGTCGGCTCGCGGAAATAGACCGGCACGAGTTGGCCGTGAATGTCGGTGACATGCAGCAGCGTCACGTTGCCGTATGAGTCGAACTTGAGCAGTTCCTCCTGGCTGAGCTTCTGTTGGGCGAAAGCGCGCGTCAGCGAGCCTGCGCCCCCCATCAGCGCCGCAGTCGCGGCCCCCACCTGCAGCATCTCGCGGCGCGTGATCATCGTTGGCCAATCCTCTCCCGTGATCCGGGAGCGCGCGTCACCAGCGCGCGGCCCCGGACTTCAGGTCGCGTTGAATTTTCCTGTTCGCCACCATGCCGGACGGGCGCCGGCACAGCGAAATCGTCAGTGCCGGATACCCGGTACACTCAGCTTGAGGCCGGCGTTCTGCGAAGCCAGGTACAGTTCGAGATCGCCATATTCCTTGGCGTCCGGCGGCAGTTCGTCGCCGCGGATATTGACCGAGCACCACTGGAAGCGCTGACGGATATCCCAGATCGCCTGCAGGCTGGTGCGCCAGGTCGGGAAGTGATCGTACTGGCCCTTCGGCTCGCCGAGCCACTGGCCGCGGATCCAGCGATTGACCACCAGGCCGTGGCAATCGGTGCAGGCCATGTTGAGCTGGCCGATCTTGCGCTTCGACAGTTCGACGCCGCGCGCGATCGCAGCCTTGGCCTCCGGGCTCGTCGTGTCGACCTTGATCTCCTGGCCGTTGGCGAGGAATCGCAGATAGACGCCCATGGCCCGGTTGTTGTCGGTCTCCATCAGCCAGTCGGCACCGGTCGTCGCCTTGGCATGACGGGTCACGAATTCCTCGACGCCGAGCACCTTTTTCAGGCGCGGCTCCCATTTCGGCATTGACGCCGCCCAGGCCTTGAACTGGCTTTCCGGGCTGGCATGGCAGGTCGCGCAGGACGTCCCCTTGGCACCGGCTTGCTTCCAGAGCTCCTGCGCCTTGTCCACCGCCCACATGCCGGGATTTTCCAGCGGATCGAGGTTGTCGCGCTTCTCGACCGGCGCCGCCCGCTTTTCTGGATTATCGATTGCCACCCTGAACACTGCCGGCTTCTTCAGCGTCTTGAGGAAGGCGACGATGTCGTTGATCTCCTCGTCGGTGAACAGGCCATGGCCGCCCCAGGGCGGCATCACGGTCTCGGGATTGTAGACCCGCGCGTCGTAGACGTAGTTGAACAGCCACTCGTCCTCGCGGCCGGCATTGCCGATCTCCGACAGGTCGGGACCGACATTGCCCGGCTGGTCGGCATTGCCGGCCGGCCCCATGACGTGACAGGCGAGGCACGAACCGCCGCGCGCGCGATCGGCGACCAGCTTGGCGCCCTTGGCCGCATCGCCGGCGATCGGAGCCGTGATCTTGCGCGGCTCCTTCGGCGCTGGCGCCGACGCGAGCTTGGCCAGCGTGTTGTACTTGGAATAATCGCGCGACGGCCAGTTGCCATAACGCTTCCACGGCCGGGTCGAGGCGTCGCCGTCAGTCGCAAGGGGCGCTTCTTTTTTGGTCTGAGCGGCGGCCGGAACCGGCGTCATCACGCCGACCGCCATAGCCGCTAAAGCGGCCGCACCGGCCGCCAACATCCCTGCCCGCATCAATTCGTCCTCCAAATTGGCGTTATAGTCCGCCGCTCGGTGTTGCCATCCGGCGGCGGTTATCAGGCGACTTCGATCTTTTGCTCGGCAGTCGTCACGCTGCCATCGTCATCGGTCCAGGA
The Pseudolabrys sp. FHR47 genome window above contains:
- a CDS encoding peptidoglycan DD-metalloendopeptidase family protein, producing MKSPVLVGAALLTLVSFGAASAQEGAKEMLAPKVTISPVDWTAAAAALKDAGDGTPAEQFARLNAISEKRLPGIAKSSVPVLLPIDLDALKADVEKPDAKTSDKYFGPFHPTQYFLPGPAGYSGTYLLDIGGGPFKVSYKKKPIEIEFTGAAFTYDLDGPSHAEVFTPKDKDLVAQFPGIRRILHEAHVRYAFERFGVPYILSIQCYDRRPSSKFLSCREADPIAESFLKRLQLAGGTPQTIAEPKLDLTRPEAKSDFTYYAPGDLIPGSGYKKQPGTADYHVYAMMRFPIANAPAYVKSQSFMPWGDCYRTGHNGRIGRKDSPYSCKVNGLPLTFNESAPVNFNYPWRDNFCEYRDFLVGQCASGRGHQGQDIRPANCVMTNEGSDRCEPYHHTIAAARDGLIWRLKGNLAAYLVLNNANEFVRLRYLHMNPDFMDAEGLLTGRQVSEGEIIGKVATWGDYESGTSYHLHFNMQVVTKLGWVWVNPYMSLVLAYEKMIKGRGTELKEGDPLPPVPDKPPVILNPSIAGAAAAANGTAAQTEKPKAKTIIEKVRKKIRRYRRKPRTETDE
- a CDS encoding lytic murein transglycosylase yields the protein MARFDDIPTIQFNRRTLMSGAMALAGTLATHGTAFAQSAAFQKWVARFRDQAVKRGVSEATYDRVMGNIKPDTAVYELQRRQPEFTEEMWQYINRRCSDWRVTTGKQRAKEHAALLARLEREYGVDRYVLLGLWGMESSFGDVIDNPKYMRPVIPALAALAFGEPRRRKYWEAELINALKIVDRGWAQPNAMIGSWAGAMGHTQWMPEVWLRIGVDFDGDGRINPFGKPDDALAGTARYLVERGKWQRGQAWGCEVKVPSGGQRMADNRTMRSYATWHGHGFRRADGEAFKRPDDQVKLWIPVAGGPAFLVGQNFRAVYSYNPSLSYSLALVHLGDLIRGDGDFRQQFPGGERIPTIDEIKEIQTRLNARGFKTDGIDGRTGSDTVRAIGAFQRSVGMNPDGYAGLKVLERLRQP
- a CDS encoding NAD(P)/FAD-dependent oxidoreductase, whose protein sequence is MTELTRRNFGLLAGASLSALAMPSLVLAQGKPKVVVIGGGPGGGTAARYIVKESNGAIDVTLIEPQKTFTTCFFSNLYVGGFRDYKSLTHNYDKVKKSGVKVVHAAATAIDRDKKQVIIAGGQRIPYDRLLVAPGIDLKFDSVPGYSEAAADIMPHAWKPGAQTQLLVKKLNALKDGDQIVMIAPPNPYRCPPGPYERASMFANVLKKKGHKKSRIVILDPKPNFSKQAVFMEGWEKHYPGMIEWQDPKIHGGIKGVDVKAGTVKTDLSDYKAALVNVIPAQMAGKIARDANLTNASGFCPIDAASMKSTVDPNIFVVGDASIAGDMPKSAFSANSQAKVAAMIIRSELTQSRAFPARYSNTCWSLIAPDDDIKVGASYEPKDGAIKATNTFVSQKNEAADIRKQNYKESVDWYNGITADIFG
- a CDS encoding c-type cytochrome, which gives rise to MSRWVSIIAAAAFAVAAPAFAQSPKPHSYNIGTQATPEQIAGWDIDVRPDGQGLPPGKGSVRDGEKVYLERCAACHGEFGESAGRWPQLAQGKGSLATHDPVKTVGSYFPYVASFFDYIRRAMPFGDAQSLSNDELYAVTAFILNLNDIVDDKFVLSKETWSQVKMPNEGGFYDDDRKTAEKAFWNPNPCMKDCRPPVKITGHASVIDVTPDDKSIRKGGVE
- the soxC gene encoding sulfite dehydrogenase; amino-acid sequence: MNPSDTPTRPSRRSFLAGAAGLAAAGAAGAARADNANLPPNVATWSKTLGDGVGVRPYGHPSSFEKDVIRRDVQWLTASRESSVSFTPLHDLDGIITPNGLCFERHHGGITEINPHDYRLMLHGLVDKPLIFTLEDLKRLPRVSRVYFLECAANSGMEWRGAQLNGCQYTHGMIHCVMYTGVPLKLLLEQAGLKPNAKWLHVEGGDSSGMNRSLPLSKALDDCLIAYRQNGEMLRPEQGYPVRLVVPGWEGNIWIKWLRRIEVGDQPWYTREETSKYTDLLENGKARKFTFEMDAKSVITSPSPQAPVKKKGFLVISGLAWSGRGKVTRVDVSLDGGRNWRTATIDGPVFDKSCVRFYAETEWNGQELLLQSRAMDETGYVQPTKDDLRKIRGVNSIYHNNGIQTWAVKPNGEVENVEVG
- the soxB gene encoding thiosulfohydrolase SoxB → MITRREMLQVGAATAALMGGAGSLTRAFAQQKLSQEELLKFDSYGNVTLLHVTDIHGQLVPVYFREPTVNIGVGEAKGQPPHVTGADFLTRFGIAPKSAAAYALTDQDFTALAQSYGRIGGLDRAATVIAQVRAERGDKVLLLDGGDTWQGSLGANATKGQDMADCMALLKPDAMTGHWEFTYGEDRVKQLIDKLGFAFLALNVRDTEWNEPVFEAYKMFDRGGVKVAVLGQAFPYTPVANPRWMIPKWSFGIREEEVRAQVEKARKAGAQLVVLLSHNGFDVDRKLASRVEGIDVILTGHTHDALPEAIKVGNTLLIASGSHGKFVSRLDLDVQGGVLKGFRYKLIPLFADVIKPDAAMSAAIEKARAPYAKDLARVVGQTESLLYRRGNFNGSFDDLICDALLKERDAEIALSPGFRWGTSVLPGSPITVEDIHNATAITYPQVYRMPMTGERLKEVLEDVADNLFNPDPYYQQGGDMVRCGGLGYAIDVSKPIGSRISDMTMLKTGQPIDPKREYTVAGWASVNEGTQGPPVWELVERYIAAQKTVRVAPNTRVKITGT
- the soxA gene encoding sulfur oxidation c-type cytochrome SoxA, giving the protein MRAGMLAAGAAALAAMAVGVMTPVPAAAQTKKEAPLATDGDASTRPWKRYGNWPSRDYSKYNTLAKLASAPAPKEPRKITAPIAGDAAKGAKLVADRARGGSCLACHVMGPAGNADQPGNVGPDLSEIGNAGREDEWLFNYVYDARVYNPETVMPPWGGHGLFTDEEINDIVAFLKTLKKPAVFRVAIDNPEKRAAPVEKRDNLDPLENPGMWAVDKAQELWKQAGAKGTSCATCHASPESQFKAWAASMPKWEPRLKKVLGVEEFVTRHAKATTGADWLMETDNNRAMGVYLRFLANGQEIKVDTTSPEAKAAIARGVELSKRKIGQLNMACTDCHGLVVNRWIRGQWLGEPKGQYDHFPTWRTSLQAIWDIRQRFQWCSVNIRGDELPPDAKEYGDLELYLASQNAGLKLSVPGIRH